Within the Desulfobacterales bacterium genome, the region AGCCGTGACTTGTTGAACAATATCGCATATAATTATATGAAAAATATTTATTTACAGCGGGTTAGCTGTTTGCCATAGTTTTACTATGGCAGGGTAATGGTAGGCTTTAAAAAATCAAAATTACATTGACTTGCCAAACATGCTGTGTTATTGGCATTAACTTAAAAAGGCGTTTCTTGTATGAAACGAAAAAACAGGCGCTATCTGAAAGATATCGCATATTTCAGTAGTCTTGGATTATCAATAGCGCTTTCAATCTTTATTGGACTGGGCATCGGGGTCTACCTGGACAAAAAATTTGATACGAGTCCATGGCTGACGCTGATTTTTCTGATTCTGGGTATTATCGCAGGGTTCAGGAATATCGCCATTGCGATCAGGAAAAGCAGAGACTTCTAGCGGATGTTAAAAAGGACGGGCCTACGTTGATTATACAGAATCGGTTGGTGAAATTCATCACATACACAAACTGGATTCTTTTTTTTGCTGCCTGTGCCGTCGGATACGGGTTTGCTCCCCCGTCTTTTGCCAGGGGAATTTTATTTGGGGGGCTTATCGTAACAATAAATTTTCATCTGCTTGCGAGAACATTGAAATCGGCGCTGACGCCCCCTCATCTGGCGCCTGTCAGGGTAGTGATCGGCAAATATTATATTCGTTTTATCATAAGCGGATTTATCATATTTCTGCTTATGGCGTGGCATATTGTTGATCCCCTTGGTCTCATAATCGGGCTTTCGGTTGTCGTGGTCAGTATTATCATTGCAACCGTACTGGAATTAAAAAAACTCATATTAAAGGAGGCATTGTAAGGTGGAACATCCCTATCTGTTTTTAGTCAAATTTTTTGAGTTAATCGGGCTGGGGCATTTTGTCCATAGCAATGTCCATGTCGTTTACTCATGGGTGGTTATGATCCTTATTATTGGCTTCGGTTACGTTGCCGCCAAAGGAGCAAGCTTAATACCTTCGAAAGGGCAGAATGTATTAGAGGTTCTGGTATCAGGGCTCGAAGACTTCATGGTCGATGTTACCGGGGAAGAAGGACGTTGGTTTTTCCCGATCATCGCTACGATTTTTATCTATATTTTTGTCTGTAACCTGATAGGTATGGTTCCGGGATTTTTCCCCCCCACCGCCGACCTGAACACAACGCTGTCAATGGCCCTTCCTGTTTTTGTGTTTACCCATGTTATCGGCGTAAAATATCATGGGGCCAAATACGTGAAACATTTCTTAGGACCCGTCTGGTGGATGACTCCCCTTATATTTCCCATCGAACTTATCGGTCATTTTGCACGGGTGCTTTCACTCTCCTTCCGTCTTTTCGGAAATATGATGGGCCATGAACTGGTTCTGGGAATTTTATTCGCGCTGGCAGGTGTTTTTTTTGCACCGCTGCCGATCATGGCACTGGGTGTGTTTGTCGCACTGGTACAGGCCT harbors:
- the atpB gene encoding F0F1 ATP synthase subunit A, coding for MEHPYLFLVKFFELIGLGHFVHSNVHVVYSWVVMILIIGFGYVAAKGASLIPSKGQNVLEVLVSGLEDFMVDVTGEEGRWFFPIIATIFIYIFVCNLIGMVPGFFPPTADLNTTLSMALPVFVFTHVIGVKYHGAKYVKHFLGPVWWMTPLIFPIELIGHFARVLSLSFRLFGNMMGHELVLGILFALAGVFFAPLPIMALGVFVALVQAFVFFLLAILYFSGAMEHAH
- a CDS encoding AtpZ/AtpI family protein, coding for MKRKNRRYLKDIAYFSSLGLSIALSIFIGLGIGVYLDKKFDTSPWLTLIFLILGIIAGFRNIAIAIRKSRDF
- a CDS encoding ATP synthase subunit I codes for the protein MIIQNRLVKFITYTNWILFFAACAVGYGFAPPSFARGILFGGLIVTINFHLLARTLKSALTPPHLAPVRVVIGKYYIRFIISGFIIFLLMAWHIVDPLGLIIGLSVVVVSIIIATVLELKKLILKEAL